In a genomic window of Urocitellus parryii isolate mUroPar1 chromosome 11, mUroPar1.hap1, whole genome shotgun sequence:
- the Trnp1 gene encoding TMF-regulated nuclear protein 1 encodes MPGCRISACGPGAQEGTAEPGSPPPPPREPLSSLQPPPPTPTLTPTPAQSRPLPEAAQASAAQAEGQELQRWRQGASGGAGVTGATGGAGGGSGAAAGAGGRALELAEARRRLLEVEGRRRLVSELESRVLQLHRVFLAAELRLAHRAESLSRLSGGVAQAELYLAAHGSRLKKGSRRGRRGRPPALLASALGLGSCVPWGAGRLRRGHGPEPDSPFRRSPPRGPASPQR; translated from the coding sequence ATGCCGGGCTGCCGCATCAGCGCCTGCggcccaggggctcaggaagggACGGCAGAACCGGGGTcccccccgccgccgccccggGAGCCCCTGTCGTCCCTTCAGCCCCCGCCCCCAACTCCGACCTTGACCCCGACCCCAGCTCAGTCCCGGCCGCTGCCGGAGGCGGCCCAGGCGTCAGCTGCGCAGGCCGAGGGTCAGGAACTGCAGCGCTGGCGCCAGGGAGCTAGTGGGGGCGCTGGGGTCACCGGGGCGACAGGGGGCGCCGGCGGTGGCTCGGGAGCTGCGGCGGGGGCTGGGGGCCGCGCGCTGGAGCTGGCCGAAGCGCGGCGGCGGCTGTTGGAGGTGGAGGGCCGCCGGCGGCTGGTGTCGGAGCTGGAGAGCCGCGTGCTGCAGCTACACCGAGTCTTCCTGGCCGCCGAGCTGCGCCTGGCGCACCGCGCAGAGAGCCTGAGCCGCCTGAGCGGCGGCGTGGCGCAGGCCGAGCTCTATCTGGCGGCGCACGGGTCGCGCCTCAAGAAGGGCTCGCGTCGTGGCCGCCGCGGCCGCCCTCCGGCGCTGCTGGCCTCTGCTCTCGGCCTGGGGAGCTGCGTGCCCTGGGGCGCCGGGCGTCTGCGGCGCGGCCACGGCCCCGAGCCCGACTCGCCCTTCCGCCGCAGCCCGCCCCGCGGCCCCGCTTCCCCCCAACGCTGA
- the Tent5b gene encoding terminal nucleotidyltransferase 5B, with amino-acid sequence MMPSESRAERLEGAAAQVGTAAASTVATAAPATPAGGGPDPEASSNSPRHLSRLAWPQVKRLDALLSEPIPIHGRGNFPTLSVQPRQIVQVVRSSLEEQGLRVHSVRLHGSAASHVLHPESGLGYKDLDLVFRVDLHSEASFQLTKAVVLACLLDFLPAGVSRAKITPLTLKEAYVQKLVKVCTDTDRWSLISLSNKSGKNVELKFVDSVRRQFEFSVDSFQIILDSLLLFGQCSSTPMSEAFHPTVTGESLYGDFAEALEHLRHRVIATRSPEEIRGGGLLKYCHLLVRGFRPQPSTDVRALQRYMCSRFFIDFPDLVEQQRTLERYLEAHFGGADAARRYACLVTLHQVVNESTVCLMNHERRQTLDLIATLALQALAEQGPAATAALAWRPPGHDGIMPATVNYYVTPVQPLLARAHSYPTWLPCN; translated from the exons ATGATGCCGTCGGAGAGCAGAGCTGAGCGCCTGGAGGGGGCGGCTGCGCAGGTGGGGACGGCCGCGGCCTCGACAGTGGCCACGGCTGCCCCGGCTACCCCGGCAGGCGGCGGCCCCGACCCGGAGGCCTCATCAAACTCCCCCAGGCACCTGAGCAGGCTGGCTTGGCCACAGGTGAAGCGGCTGGACGCGCTCCTGAGCGAGCCGATTCCCATTCACGGGCGCGGCAACTTCCCCACGCTGAGCGTGCAGCCCCGGCAGATCGTGCAG gTGGTCCGAAGCAGCCTGGAGGAGCAAGGACTCCGCGTGCACAGTGTGCGACTGCACGGCTCAGCCGCTAGCCACGTGCTGCACCCTGAAAGTGGCCTGGGCTACAAGGACCTGGACCTGGTGTTCAGGGTGGACCTGCATAGTGAGGCATCCTTCCAGCTGACCAAGGCAGTGGTGCTGGCCTGCCTGTTGGACTTCCTGCCAGCCGGCGTGAGCCGGGCCAAGATTACACCACTCACACTCAAGGAAGCGTACGTGCAGAAGCTGGTGAAGGTGTGCACAGACACAGACCGCTGGAGCCTCATCTCGCTGTCCAATAAGAGTGGCAAGAATGTGGAGCTCAAGTTCGTGGACTCTGTGAGGCGACAGTTCGAGTTCAGCGTCGACTCCTTCCAGATAATCCTAGACTCCCTCCTGCTCTTTGGCCAGTGCTCATCCACCCCCATGTCTGAGGCCTTCCATCCAACTGTGACAGGTGAAAGTCTGTATGGGGACTTTGCAGAGGCCCTGGAGCACCTACGGCACCGTGTCATCGCCACACGCAGCCCTGAGGAGATCCGTGGCGGTGGCCTCCTCAAGTACTGTCACCTCCTGGTGCGGGGTTTCCGGCCACAGCCCAGCACTGATGTGCGTGCCCTACAACGGTACATGTGCTCCCGCTTCTTCATCGACTTTCCCGACCTGGTGGAGCAGCAGCGCACGCTGGAGCGCTACCTGGAAGCTCACTTCGGCGGGGCCGATGCAGCCCGCCGCTATGCCTGCTTGGTGACACTGCACCAGGTGGTCAACGAAAGCACCGTGTGCCTCATGAACCATGAACGCCGCCAGACACTGGACCTCATTGCCACGCTGGCACTCCAGGCACTGGCTGAGCAGGGCCCAGCTGCCACTGCTGCTCTGGCCTGGCGCCCTCCAGGCCATGATGGGATTATGCCAGCCACCGTCAACTACTACGTGACCCCTGTGCAGCCCCTACTGGCTCGGGCCCACTCCTATCCCACCTGGCTGCCTTGTAACTGA